The Ramlibacter pinisoli genome segment GCGGGTCGGGTTGACCACGCCGTTGACGTTGACCGACAGGATGTCGTCCCACTCCTGGTCGGTGCTGTCGCCCAGCGGGGTGCGGGCGATGATGCCGGCGCACAGCACCAGGATGTCGACCTTGCCGTGTTCGGCGATGACGGCGTCGACCACCTTGTCGGTGGCGGCACGCGAGGTGACGTCGTACTGGCGGTACTGGATGCCGGGGCCCACGTCCTCGTGCTCGGCGCGGTCGGTGGCGACCACGCGGGCGCCCGCTGCCTTGAACGCCGCGGCGATCGCGCGGCCCATGCCGCCGGCTCCGCCCGTGATCAGTGCGACCTGGCCCTCCAGGCTCGGGGGGCCGCTCAGATGCTGTGCCATGTGTCTGTACTCCTTGAATTCGATCAGCGGAAGGTCGCGGTGGCCGACATGGCCAGCTCGCCGTCCGGTCCCCGCGCCCACAGCGCGAGCGTTCCATCGCCGGCGTCGCGTCCCTCGAGCCGGAACGGACGGCCCGCGATCAGCGGGTTGACGCCGCGGAAGTCGAAGCGCGCGAGCGGACGGCCGCCGCCCTGCTCCAGCGCCAGCTGCTGCAGCAGCGTGGCCGTCAGCGGACCGTGCACGACCAGCCCCGGGTAGCCCTCCTCGTCACGGGCATAGGCCTGGTCGTAGTGGATGCGGTGACCGTTGAAGGTCAACGCCGAGTAGCGAAAGAGCAGCGTGGTGTCGGGCACGACGTCGCGGCCCCACTGCGCCTGGCCGTCGAAGCGCTCCGGCCTGGCCGCGGGCGCGGCCGACGGCGGCGTGGCTTCCCGGTAGACGATGTCCTGCTCCTCGACGATGCAGGTCCTGCCCTGGCTGGAGGTCGTGTGTTCCACGGTCACGAACCACAGCGACCCGCGCTTGCCGACCTTGTTCTCCACCTTGGCGATGCGGCTGGCACGCGTGGCCTGCCCTTCGACGAGGAGGTCACCGGTGTAGCTCAGCCGGCTGCCGGCCCACATGCGGCGTGGCAGTTCGATCGGCGGCAGGAAGCCGCCGCGCTTCGGGTGTCCGTCAGTGCCCAGGCCACTGCGGGCCACCGTGGGATTGAAGAACAGCCACTGCCAGCCGGGGGGCAGCGCCGTGCCCGCCTGCGGGGCGGCCGGCCAGTCCAGCGTGGCGGCCATGGCCTGGACGACCCTGGCGTCGATGCGCTCGGTGGTCGATTCCTGGCGGCCCACCCAGTCGGCGTAGTTCACGGTCACGCGGGCACCTCAGGAGAGCTTGGCGTCGAACACTTCGGCCGGGTAGGGCTTGAAGTCGCGCACCAGCTTGAAGCTGCCGTCCGCCGCCGCCTGGACCATGCCTTCCTGGCGGGCGCCGCGATGGTCGCCGGCCTTGAAGCTCACGTTGCGCGCACCTCCGACGCTCTGGTTGGTCATCGTCTCCATCACGTCGACGAGGTTGGCCCGCGTGAGCGGCTTGCCGCTGGCCAGCAGCATCTGGAAGCCCTTGACGAACAGGGCACCGTTGCTCCACCCGTTCAGGCCGAACACGCCGATGGGGTCGCTCGGGTAGTTCTTGGCGACGTGGTCGCGGTAGGCCTTGACGTTGGGATCATCGGCCGTGACCGGCAGCAGCCAGGACGAGAAGTACACGCCGTCGAGCAGCGGGCCGGCCAGCTTGCGGGTGGTGGGATCGGCGGTGAAGAACGGCGCCATCCACTTGGCGTCGTAGCCGATGCGTTCGGCCGCTTTCAGGGCGGCGGCCAGGTTGGCGTTGGAGCCGAACAGGATGACCACGTCGGCCTTCGCGTTCGCCAGCCGGCGCACGTGCGGGGTGAAGTCGGTGTTGCGCACCTCGAACGGGATCGACTCCACCGGCTCCTTCTTGCTCGTCGCGCAGTGGAGGTCGAAGCCGCGCTTGGCCGACCGCCCCAGCTCGTCGTTCTCCCACAGCAGCGCCACGCGGGCTGCCTTCAGGTCGGTCCAGGCGTAGTCGAGGTTGGAGGCTGCCGACCAGCCGTAGTCGGGCAGGAGCGGAAAGGCCAGCCGCTCGGCGAACAGCGCCGTGGCGCCGCCGATGGGACCGATCACCGGGAGGCCGACCTCCTTCGCATAGGGCAGCACGGCCACCGACTGCGCGGTGCCGACCGGGGCGGCCAGCGCGAAGACCTTGTTCTCCTCGACCAGGCGGCGCGTGACGGCCACGCTGCGCGCCGGCTCATAGCCGTCGTCGTAGGTCACGTAGTTGATCTTCCAGCCGTTGAGCTGGTTGGTCTCGTTGGCCCACTTGAAGCACGACTCGGCCGCGTGGGTGAGGATCGTGTAGAAGGGCACCGGACCCGTGATCGGCGTGAACGCGCCCACGGTCACGGTCTTGGCCGCCACATCGATGCCGGGCGACGCCTGCTGGGCGCCGGCCAGGCCCGGGACGGCTGCCGCGGCGGCGGCCGCAGTGCTGGAGAGGAAGGTCCTTCTAAGCATGGTCGAGTCTCCTTGGGGGAATGGCGGCCGGTTGCTGCGCCGTTCGGAAGAATGCATTCTATATGGTGTTCGGCACGCCGCCGATTCCGGGTTTACCCGCGTTCATCCCTTGAAATTGCGCTCCAAAGGCGCTCAGAACGAGAGATCACGCAACTCGGCAGATCGCCTCATTGTGTAGAATGCATTCTTTTGAGGACTGATCGTGGACACTCCTTCCCTCGCCGGCCTGCGCGTCATCGAACTGGGCACGATGCTGGCGGCGCCGTTCGCCGCCCACATCCTGTCGCAGCTGGGCGCGGAGGTGATCAAGGTCGAACCGCCACGGGGCGACCCGACCCGCGCCCTGGTCCGCGGCGGCCCCAGCGGAACCTTCATCGCCTACAGCCACGGCAAGAAGAGCGTGTGCCTCGACCTGGCCACGGCGGACGGCCACGCGGCCTTCCGCAAACTGTTGGCCGGCGCCGATGCGCTGGTGCACAACCTGGCGCCCAAGGCGGCGCGCAAGCTCCAGCTCACCCAGCAGGACTGCCAGGCCATCAACCCGCGGCTGATCTACTGCCACATCCGCGGCTACGCAGCCGGTCCCCAGGAAGACGACCTCGCCTCCAATCCCGTCGCGGAAGCGGCGACCGGGGTGATGGAGGGCAACGTGATCAACGGCCGGCCGAGCCGGCTGGGCCCTTCGTACCATGACCAGTTCGCGGGCGCCTATGCCGTGATCGGCATCCTGTCGTCGCTGCTGCAGGCCAGGCAGGGTCGCCAGCCGGCGCCGGTCGAGGTCGGCCTGTACGAGACCGGGCTGCACGTCGCCTCCCGCGACCTGGTGGGCGTCCAGCTGAAGACGCAGCTGCTGGGGCGGGCCGAGCGCGAGCCGCACGGCGAGTTCAGCATGCCGGGCTACGGCGCCTACCGCACCGCCGACGGCCGCTGGATGTACCTGCTGATGCTCACCGACGCCCACTGGGCGAAGTTCTGCCGGGCCCTGGCCCTGCCGCAGGCCGACGACGAGTCGCTGGCCCTGCTGAAGAACCGCAAGAAGGCCCGTGACGCGGTCGAGGCCGTCGTGAAGAGCGCCATCGGCGCGCTCACCTTCGAGCAGGCCGCGGCCCGGCTGCAGGCGGCCGGCGTGGGTTTCACCGAGGTGCTGCCGCTGGAGCGCGTGCTGGATGCCCCGCAGGCCCGCCACCCGGGCAAGCTGCGCGACGTGGGCTACCGCGGCTTCGGCTTCCAGGTGCCCGAGTTCCCCCGCCTAGGCGCGGTCGGTGACGTGGCGACAGTGCCCCCGGCGGAGCTGGGTGAACACACGCTGGAGGTCCTGCGCGCGGCCGGCCTCGACGCGGCGGAGTGCGACCGGCTCGTGACCTCCGGCGCGGCGGGCATCGCCACGCCCCAGTCGTTCGCCTGGGCGCCGGTGCGTGGCTAGCAGGCCGGCCTGGAGTCGAGTGCCGCCGCTGCGCCACAATCGAGGCGTGATGGAAGTGCGCGAACCCCGGCCAGCCGCGACAGTCGTCGTCGTCCGTGATGCCCAGTTGCCCCGTGCCGGCATCGAGGTGCTGTTGCTGCGGCGCGCCGAGAGCACCGACCAGAACGGCGGCGCCTGGGTCTTCCCGGGCGGGCTGCTGGATCCGGGCGACCGCGAGCCGGCACCGCATGCGTCGGCGCTGACCGACGGCGACGCCAGCGCCCGCCTGCGCCTCGAGCAGGGTGGACTGGCCTACTACCTGGCGGCGATCCGCGAGTGCTTCGAGGAAGCCGGCATCCTGTTCGCCGTCAACGCCGCCGGCCAGGACGCGTCGCTGGAGGCCGAGTCCGGATGGCCGGCCGCCAGCTGGCGCCATGACCTGAAGCAGGGCAAGACCAGCCTGTCCGACCTGTGCCGCCAGTTCTCGCTGCGGCTGGTGCCCGAGCGCCTGCACTACATCGCCCACTGGGTCACGCCCCTGGGCCGGCCCAAGCGCTTCGACACCCGCTTCTTCGTCACCCGCGCGCCGGGCGACCAGGCGGCCGCCCACGACACCATCGAGACGGTCGACCATGTCTGGATCACCCCGGCGGAGGCGCTGTTGCCGTCGAACCAGCGCCGCCTGATGGTTCCCACCCGCGCCGTGCTCGAGACCATCGGGCAGTTCGGCGACTGCGCCGCGCTCGAGCGCTGGGCCGGCGCGGTGCGCGAGGTTCCCGTCACGCAACCCCGGCTGGCGCTGGCCGCCACCGGGCTGGAGTCGATCCGCCCCGACCATCCCGCCTACGAGGAGGTCGGCAAGCTCGACCCGCAGGGGCGCTGCGACGCCTGGTGCGAACTGCGGCCGGACACCCCGGTGCGCATCAGCGAGCAGGTCGAGCGGAGCGTGGGCGCCGACGGGCGCAATGTGTACCGCCTCGGCAGCGATGCGTCCGGCTGGGAAGAACTGCCGCCCGCGGCCATCCGTTGGGTGGCCGACGACCGGGTCCTGATCGCGGCCGATGCCGCCGCCGTGCCGCCCGAGCTGCGCGGCCAGGCCGGCTGGCTCGCCCCGTCGCACGGTTTCCTGCAGCGGCTCGACCAGCCGCCGGGCGGACGCTGACGTCCGCGCCCCGGCGCGCCTCCCGCTGCCGCAGCGCCGCCGCCGAGCTGCTGACGACACCCTGACGGCGCCGCCGCGGACGTGAACCGGGGCACCCCGATCCGACTCCCATCCGTATCATCGCGGCGCTTGCCGCCGTGCCTCCGACCCGTGTCCGCCACCCTCGCCCCTCCTCCTGACCACGCCGCCACCGGTGGCGCGGTCGGCTGGCTGCTCGCGCTGGTGGCAGCCTGCGTCTGCGCCCTCGTGCTCGCCTTCGCGCCGCCGGCGCAGGAGCTGCAGGCGCAGGACATCGACCTCGACACCATGGTCCTGGTGGCCGCCGACGACGCCGGCGATGACGACGTCCGCAGCCTGTCCGTCGAGCCGCCCTGCGACGCCGACGCCAGCGACCACAAGGCCCTGCCGGGGCTGACGCTCCCTTCCATCTTGGCCTCGCACACCCTGGCGCCCACCGCCATCGCCGGCCGGCCGCAGCGCAGCGAGCCGCCGCCGCAGCGGCCCCCGCGCGCGCTCGCCTGAGCGCCGCCGCGGCACGGCCGCGGCACCCCGTCCCTGTCCGATCCCTTGCCGACCGCGGGCCCGTGCCCGCGGCATCGACCATGCCCGTCCACTTTCCACGATTGACCCTCGTCGTGGCTGCCTGCGCCTTGTCGGCCGCGGTGGCCGCGCGGGCGGAGGCCCCGGCCGCCGCCCCCCCACCCCCGCCCGATCCGGGCGCGACCCAGGAGACCGTCCTGGGCATCGCCGACCTGGTGCAGGCCGCCCTGCGCTACAACCCCGCGCTGCGCGCCGCCCTGCGCAGCCGCGAGGCCGCCGCCGGCGCCGTCGACGCAGCCGCCGCCTACGCCAACCCGCGCCTGGAGGCGCTCAGCGGCAGCAACCGCGCGCGCCTGCCCGGCGTCACCGGCGGCGCCGTCACCGGCTGGGGCGTCTCGCAGCTGATCGAGAACCCGGCCGTGCGCGAGGCCCGCATCGCCGGGGCCCGCCACGGCCAGACCGGCACCGACTGGCAGGCCGGCATCACCGCCAACGAGCTGGTCGCGCAGGTGCGGCTGAAGGCCTTCGAGTACCTGCTGCGCCGCGAGGAGGCGGCCGCGGCGGCCGACGCCGCCGCCCTGCTCGAGGAGATCCGCAGCCGCGTGCAGGTGCGGGTGGACAGCGGCGAGGCGCCGCGCTACGAGGCGATCAAGGCCGCCGCCGAGGTGGCGAACGCGCGCCAGCAGCAGGCCGCGGCGCGCTTGCGGGTCGAGCAGGCCGGGCTGGCGCTGGAGCGGCTGGCGGCCGGCCGGCTGCCGCCGCGCTGGCGGCTGGCGGCGACGCTGGGCGACGCCGCCGACCTGCCGC includes the following:
- a CDS encoding FAS1-like dehydratase domain-containing protein: MTVNYADWVGRQESTTERIDARVVQAMAATLDWPAAPQAGTALPPGWQWLFFNPTVARSGLGTDGHPKRGGFLPPIELPRRMWAGSRLSYTGDLLVEGQATRASRIAKVENKVGKRGSLWFVTVEHTTSSQGRTCIVEEQDIVYREATPPSAAPAARPERFDGQAQWGRDVVPDTTLLFRYSALTFNGHRIHYDQAYARDEEGYPGLVVHGPLTATLLQQLALEQGGGRPLARFDFRGVNPLIAGRPFRLEGRDAGDGTLALWARGPDGELAMSATATFR
- a CDS encoding ABC transporter substrate-binding protein; the protein is MLRRTFLSSTAAAAAAAVPGLAGAQQASPGIDVAAKTVTVGAFTPITGPVPFYTILTHAAESCFKWANETNQLNGWKINYVTYDDGYEPARSVAVTRRLVEENKVFALAAPVGTAQSVAVLPYAKEVGLPVIGPIGGATALFAERLAFPLLPDYGWSAASNLDYAWTDLKAARVALLWENDELGRSAKRGFDLHCATSKKEPVESIPFEVRNTDFTPHVRRLANAKADVVILFGSNANLAAALKAAERIGYDAKWMAPFFTADPTTRKLAGPLLDGVYFSSWLLPVTADDPNVKAYRDHVAKNYPSDPIGVFGLNGWSNGALFVKGFQMLLASGKPLTRANLVDVMETMTNQSVGGARNVSFKAGDHRGARQEGMVQAAADGSFKLVRDFKPYPAEVFDAKLS
- a CDS encoding CoA transferase; the protein is MDTPSLAGLRVIELGTMLAAPFAAHILSQLGAEVIKVEPPRGDPTRALVRGGPSGTFIAYSHGKKSVCLDLATADGHAAFRKLLAGADALVHNLAPKAARKLQLTQQDCQAINPRLIYCHIRGYAAGPQEDDLASNPVAEAATGVMEGNVINGRPSRLGPSYHDQFAGAYAVIGILSSLLQARQGRQPAPVEVGLYETGLHVASRDLVGVQLKTQLLGRAEREPHGEFSMPGYGAYRTADGRWMYLLMLTDAHWAKFCRALALPQADDESLALLKNRKKARDAVEAVVKSAIGALTFEQAAARLQAAGVGFTEVLPLERVLDAPQARHPGKLRDVGYRGFGFQVPEFPRLGAVGDVATVPPAELGEHTLEVLRAAGLDAAECDRLVTSGAAGIATPQSFAWAPVRG
- a CDS encoding NUDIX hydrolase, whose product is MEVREPRPAATVVVVRDAQLPRAGIEVLLLRRAESTDQNGGAWVFPGGLLDPGDREPAPHASALTDGDASARLRLEQGGLAYYLAAIRECFEEAGILFAVNAAGQDASLEAESGWPAASWRHDLKQGKTSLSDLCRQFSLRLVPERLHYIAHWVTPLGRPKRFDTRFFVTRAPGDQAAAHDTIETVDHVWITPAEALLPSNQRRLMVPTRAVLETIGQFGDCAALERWAGAVREVPVTQPRLALAATGLESIRPDHPAYEEVGKLDPQGRCDAWCELRPDTPVRISEQVERSVGADGRNVYRLGSDASGWEELPPAAIRWVADDRVLIAADAAAVPPELRGQAGWLAPSHGFLQRLDQPPGGR
- a CDS encoding TolC family protein, with translation MTLVVAACALSAAVAARAEAPAAAPPPPPDPGATQETVLGIADLVQAALRYNPALRAALRSREAAAGAVDAAAAYANPRLEALSGSNRARLPGVTGGAVTGWGVSQLIENPAVREARIAGARHGQTGTDWQAGITANELVAQVRLKAFEYLLRREEAAAAADAAALLEEIRSRVQVRVDSGEAPRYEAIKAAAEVANARQQQAAARLRVEQAGLALERLAAGRLPPRWRLAATLGDAADLPPLATLQREALEHNPELQFLRSEVRRREARLDESRASRLPGVELRYGQVRDPEVRQAVLTATVQVPLFDRRSGPIAEAGAELERSRTLLDGRQVELDRQLQSAAQALEVARLRADALATGALPGAEAALRVAQAAYRFGERGILDVLDAQRLLRSIRADLIDARFQVQAAAIELEQLAGRYAVPESTLSRPIP